One part of the Anaerolineae bacterium genome encodes these proteins:
- a CDS encoding alpha/beta hydrolase: MIDFFREPLELNPQTRTALPGQFVTLPDGVTHYELTGPEDGQVVVLIHGFSTPMFLWDPTVPALTAAGLRVLRYDLLGRGFSDRPPVSYDAELFDRQLLHLLDALGLSAPVDLLGLSMGGAIAVNFTDRHPERVRRLGLEGPAGFSTSVTLRALALFVPVLGEVLMSLAGNWLIVGGLPRDFYRPERYPEYTEKYRAQLPYKGFKRAILSTMRHMKLAGLADAYARVGQQGRRVLLIWGRQDITVPFPASQQVLAAIPQAEFHPIDEAGHIPHYERPEIVNPILVAFFGGDGS, from the coding sequence ATGATCGATTTCTTCCGGGAACCGCTGGAACTGAATCCACAGACCCGCACCGCCCTGCCGGGCCAGTTTGTGACCCTGCCGGATGGCGTGACGCACTACGAACTGACCGGCCCGGAAGATGGCCAGGTAGTCGTGCTCATTCACGGCTTTTCCACGCCCATGTTCCTCTGGGACCCGACCGTCCCCGCGCTGACAGCCGCCGGCCTGCGCGTCCTGCGTTATGACCTGTTGGGGCGCGGCTTTTCCGATCGCCCGCCCGTGAGCTACGATGCTGAGCTGTTCGACCGCCAGCTCCTCCATCTGCTTGACGCGCTGGGGTTGAGCGCGCCAGTTGACCTGCTGGGGTTGTCGATGGGCGGGGCGATCGCCGTCAACTTCACCGATCGCCACCCGGAGCGCGTCCGGCGGCTGGGGCTGGAGGGTCCAGCGGGCTTTTCCACAAGCGTGACGCTGCGGGCGCTGGCGCTCTTTGTGCCGGTGCTGGGCGAAGTGTTGATGAGCCTGGCCGGGAACTGGTTGATCGTCGGCGGGCTGCCGCGCGACTTTTACCGGCCAGAGCGTTATCCAGAGTACACGGAAAAATACCGGGCGCAGCTGCCCTATAAGGGCTTCAAACGGGCCATCCTCTCCACCATGCGCCACATGAAGCTCGCCGGCCTGGCGGATGCCTACGCCCGCGTGGGCCAGCAGGGCCGCCGGGTGCTGCTGATCTGGGGCCGCCAGGATATCACCGTGCCCTTCCCCGCCAGCCAACAGGTACTGGCAGCCATCCCGCAGGCCGAATTCCATCCCATCGACGAAGCCGGGCACATCCCGCACTACGAGCGCCCGGAGATCGTCAACCCGATTCTGGTCGCGTTCTTCGGGGGGGATGGCAGTTGA
- a CDS encoding M20/M25/M40 family metallo-hydrolase: MPTAHEYARANAPRFEAELVDLLRIPSISTLREHAVDVEHAAEWIAAAMKASGLQTARILRQEGSLPLVYGEWSGAGPKAPTLLVYCHFDVQPAALEDGWETDPFSPVEREGRLYARGALDSKCHVVAWLKAVESLLAADAPCPVNFKLLFEGEEESDSGHITGFVATHPDRLHADVVIISDGSFPDEQQPVLNYGLRGIVEMELTVSGPRRDVHSGHYGGTVHNPIQALAEILAALHDADGRVTVPGFYDDVRPLDDEERALLARGADWIAAEWAAVAGAPQPWGEPEYPLHERIGTRPTLEFNGISGGFTGDGFKTIIPARASAKLSCRLVPNQDPARIYALVRDYIAAITPPTVQASLRLVGAGAPGIVLPRDTQAMRAAIQAYEYAWGVTPIFNREGGSVPIATAFRQHLSAPLLLMPFGFKGGGAHGPNEYIPLHMFHRGIAAAIQLAYEYAGLTGLSRIFEGQR; encoded by the coding sequence ATGCCCACTGCTCATGAATACGCCCGCGCCAACGCGCCCCGCTTTGAGGCCGAACTGGTCGACCTGCTGCGCATCCCCAGCATCAGCACGCTCAGGGAACACGCTGTAGACGTGGAACACGCCGCCGAGTGGATCGCCGCTGCGATGAAGGCCAGCGGTCTGCAGACGGCCCGTATTCTGCGCCAGGAGGGCAGCCTGCCGCTGGTTTACGGCGAATGGTCGGGGGCCGGGCCAAAGGCGCCCACCCTGCTCGTTTATTGCCACTTCGATGTGCAACCCGCCGCCCTGGAAGACGGCTGGGAAACTGACCCGTTTTCCCCGGTAGAACGCGAGGGGCGGCTGTACGCACGCGGCGCGCTGGACAGCAAATGCCACGTGGTGGCCTGGCTGAAAGCTGTTGAATCCCTGCTGGCAGCGGATGCGCCATGCCCGGTCAACTTCAAGCTGCTCTTTGAGGGCGAGGAAGAATCCGACTCCGGCCACATCACCGGCTTTGTGGCCACCCACCCTGACCGGCTGCACGCCGACGTAGTCATCATTTCCGATGGTTCCTTCCCGGATGAGCAGCAGCCGGTGCTGAACTATGGCCTGCGCGGGATCGTGGAGATGGAACTGACTGTCAGCGGCCCGCGCCGCGATGTGCATAGCGGCCACTATGGCGGCACCGTCCATAACCCGATCCAGGCGCTGGCGGAGATTCTGGCCGCGCTGCACGACGCCGATGGGCGGGTGACCGTCCCCGGTTTTTACGACGATGTCCGGCCCCTGGACGATGAGGAGCGCGCCCTGCTGGCCCGCGGCGCGGACTGGATCGCGGCGGAATGGGCGGCAGTGGCCGGCGCGCCACAGCCCTGGGGCGAACCGGAATACCCCTTGCATGAACGGATCGGGACGCGGCCCACCCTGGAATTCAACGGCATCAGTGGCGGCTTCACCGGCGATGGATTTAAGACCATCATCCCGGCCCGCGCCTCGGCCAAGCTGAGCTGCCGCCTGGTGCCCAACCAGGACCCGGCCCGCATCTATGCCCTGGTGCGCGACTACATTGCCGCCATCACCCCGCCCACGGTACAGGCCAGCCTGCGCCTGGTGGGTGCCGGGGCGCCGGGCATCGTGCTCCCGCGGGATACCCAGGCCATGCGTGCCGCTATCCAGGCGTATGAGTACGCCTGGGGTGTAACCCCAATTTTCAATCGGGAAGGGGGCAGCGTGCCGATCGCCACCGCCTTCCGTCAGCATCTCAGCGCGCCACTGCTGCTGATGCCTTTCGGCTTTAAAGGCGGCGGGGCGCACGGCCCCAACGAATATATTCCCCTGCACATGTTCCACCGGGGCATTGCCGCGGCCATCCAGCTGGCCTACGAATACGCCGGGCTGACTGGCCTGAGCCGCATCTTTGAGGGGCAGCGCTAG
- a CDS encoding ABC transporter substrate-binding protein, whose amino-acid sequence MKKTALLLVIVLLVPMALSVSAQEPVSGGTLRIAVGSITSLDPAFIQDDMSYYAASQVYNTLVRLAAAEGGGFETIPDLAESWEVSEDGTTITFHLRHGVMFHDGNVVFPEGQSREVVADDVVYSIERFVNTEGTAVPSDFIAVYKSVEAIDDYTVQLNLSAPDGLLFAGGRGISSAAIYPREAVEQLGAEFSNHPIGTGPFEFVEFVPDDRVVLRRNEDYYITPYLDEVIFQIIPDTSVEALALEAGEVDLIHTVSDLDIPRFRDNPEFTLYDQQIYWSAAFLVFDLNVELFQNQDLRKAIALAIDGNNIIRAVYPQTAVDGCGMAGPGWPGYDPELCNKYFYYDPEESRAILEGLGYTDSNNNGIYDKDGEDLIIPIEGWNLPEMPRVLEAVVSQLNAAGIGTDLEIVEFGTWIDDYTRGPMKLMASSGFGGYGGMVSYWGPGGYGEGFGIILEDAQALLAEAATLVNPEDTDPLIYQAQQIVFGGYYAIPLGFQTGYAAYSSRVHDFGGMYWWMNLVTDRNNTWVSE is encoded by the coding sequence ATGAAAAAAACCGCCTTGTTGTTGGTCATTGTGCTGCTGGTACCGATGGCGCTAAGTGTGTCCGCCCAAGAGCCAGTATCCGGCGGTACATTGCGCATTGCCGTGGGATCGATCACATCCCTAGACCCGGCCTTCATCCAGGATGACATGTCGTATTATGCAGCTTCGCAGGTGTATAACACACTGGTGCGCTTGGCGGCGGCTGAAGGGGGTGGGTTCGAGACGATCCCTGACCTGGCCGAATCCTGGGAGGTCTCCGAGGATGGCACGACGATCACTTTCCACCTGCGTCATGGGGTGATGTTCCACGATGGCAATGTCGTGTTCCCGGAGGGCCAGAGCCGGGAAGTGGTCGCTGATGATGTGGTGTACTCGATTGAGCGTTTCGTGAACACCGAGGGTACCGCCGTCCCCAGCGACTTCATCGCTGTGTATAAATCGGTGGAAGCTATCGACGATTACACTGTGCAACTGAATCTGAGCGCACCAGACGGGCTGCTCTTTGCCGGAGGGCGTGGCATTTCTTCAGCCGCAATCTACCCGCGTGAGGCGGTGGAACAGCTGGGTGCGGAGTTCTCCAATCACCCCATCGGTACTGGCCCCTTTGAATTTGTCGAGTTCGTACCCGATGATCGCGTGGTCCTGCGGCGTAACGAGGACTACTACATCACGCCCTACCTGGACGAGGTCATTTTCCAGATCATTCCAGATACTTCCGTGGAGGCGCTTGCCCTGGAAGCTGGCGAAGTGGACTTGATCCATACGGTGTCCGATCTGGATATCCCTCGTTTCCGCGATAATCCGGAGTTCACGCTCTACGATCAACAGATTTACTGGAGCGCCGCGTTTCTGGTTTTCGATCTGAACGTCGAACTGTTCCAGAATCAGGACCTGCGGAAGGCCATCGCCCTGGCGATTGATGGCAACAATATCATTCGTGCTGTGTACCCGCAGACAGCAGTTGATGGCTGCGGGATGGCGGGGCCGGGCTGGCCGGGCTACGACCCGGAACTGTGCAACAAGTATTTCTACTACGATCCGGAAGAGTCCAGAGCTATCCTGGAAGGGCTGGGATACACCGACAGCAATAACAACGGCATCTATGACAAGGATGGGGAAGACCTGATCATCCCGATCGAGGGGTGGAATCTGCCAGAGATGCCACGTGTGCTGGAGGCGGTGGTCTCCCAGTTGAATGCAGCCGGGATCGGCACTGACCTGGAGATCGTAGAATTCGGTACCTGGATTGACGACTACACCAGAGGGCCGATGAAGCTCATGGCCTCCAGCGGCTTTGGCGGCTACGGCGGCATGGTCAGCTACTGGGGTCCTGGCGGTTATGGTGAGGGCTTCGGCATTATCCTGGAAGATGCACAGGCCTTGCTGGCTGAAGCCGCCACCCTGGTGAACCCGGAAGATACCGACCCGCTGATCTACCAGGCGCAGCAGATCGTCTTCGGCGGCTATTATGCGATTCCGCTCGGCTTCCAGACAGGCTACGCAGCGTATAGCAGTCGGGTTCATGACTTCGGCGGCATGTACTGGTGGATGAACCTGGTCACTGACCGCAACAACACATGGGTTAGCGAATAA
- a CDS encoding PspC domain-containing protein produces the protein MSANSGMERQTRVARSLVDRVLGGVCGGLSAYLGINPWWARALTVILTVLTGGVAALLYLILWWTLPADLTPGEPVPGRDLGRLLLVGLLIALGGAVALARGLGLLTSPQGADLFWPGVIVVVGLTLLWREWRS, from the coding sequence ATGAGCGCAAATTCCGGGATGGAACGGCAAACACGGGTTGCCCGCAGCCTGGTCGATCGGGTTCTGGGCGGGGTGTGCGGTGGGCTGAGCGCGTACCTGGGCATCAATCCCTGGTGGGCGCGCGCCCTGACCGTGATCCTGACCGTGCTAACCGGCGGCGTGGCCGCCCTGCTCTATCTGATCCTGTGGTGGACTTTGCCAGCCGACCTGACACCCGGCGAGCCAGTTCCGGGCCGTGACCTGGGGCGGCTGCTACTGGTCGGCCTGTTGATCGCCCTGGGCGGCGCGGTGGCGCTGGCGCGCGGCCTGGGCCTGCTCACCAGTCCGCAGGGCGCCGATCTGTTCTGGCCGGGTGTGATTGTGGTGGTGGGGTTGACCCTGCTCTGGCGCGAGTGGCGATCCTAG
- a CDS encoding glycine--tRNA ligase subunit beta, translated as MKLHRFWADQGCVLWQPYNIQLGAGTGNPATLLRVLGPEPWNVAYVEPSVRPDDGRYAENPNRMQYFYQYQVILKPDPGNPQELYLQSLAALGINPREHDIRFVEDNWESPALGAWGLGWEVWLDGQEITQFTYFQQAGGINLEPVSVEITYGLERIALALQDKDQVWDIEWLPGIRLSYGDIFRRQEVEHCTYYFEVADVEGLKQTYDVYERESARALERGLVIPAYDYVLKCSHLFNVLDARGAIGVTERAKFFHRMRNMTRRVAQAFAEQRQAMEYPLLNNGWMGPAQAAPAALPESLPAEAADFLLEIGVEELPAGDVADVLAQLEQAAPALFDSLRLSHDTLKVYATPRRLVVYAHRLAPRQPDLEAEVKGPPARAAFDAAGNPTKAAIGFARSKGVDPADLRRASIDGGEYVVARVREPGRHAIEVLAEALPGFIAGIKFGKSMRWNASGVSFSRPIRWLVALFGGTVIPFNYAGLASGNVTRGLRPYDSPEAIVSDAAGYFRALASQGIILDTAERQTLIMEQARRLAAEVGGRIPADADLLAEIANLVERPTALRGAFDPAHLRLPREVLVTVMRKHQRYFAVEDEAGQLLPYFIAVRNGDREHLDKVIHGNEHVLRARFADAAYFYAKDTARPLADYLPRLGTLTFQEKLGSMLEKNNRVAALVPVMADLLGLSAADREIAARAATLAKADLATQMVVEMTSLQGVMGRIYALAGGEPRPVAEAIFEHWLPRGAGDRLPETPAGIALALLDRLDSLAGLFAAGLAPRATADPYGLRRAALGVVQILIERGIDLDLADALRPVAAAQPIPVDEETIAAVLDFIAGRLRVYLQGDERGAHLIEAVLAEQSRNPYRAALGVGELALWTARSDWASILDSFARCVRITRDQPRYSLNPDLLREEAEIALFEAYEAAAALLGPRDNVGAMLTAFETMIPAVTRFFTEVLVMDEDPALRQNRLALLQAIAGLAAGRADFSQLQGF; from the coding sequence ATGAAGCTTCACCGGTTCTGGGCTGACCAGGGCTGTGTGCTGTGGCAACCGTACAACATCCAGCTTGGCGCGGGCACCGGCAACCCGGCCACACTGCTGCGCGTGCTCGGCCCGGAGCCGTGGAATGTGGCCTATGTGGAGCCGTCCGTCCGCCCGGATGACGGCCGCTACGCCGAGAACCCCAACCGGATGCAGTACTTCTACCAGTATCAGGTGATCCTCAAGCCCGATCCCGGCAACCCCCAGGAGCTGTACCTGCAATCGCTGGCCGCGCTGGGCATCAACCCCCGCGAGCACGACATCCGCTTTGTGGAAGACAACTGGGAATCCCCGGCGCTGGGCGCCTGGGGGCTGGGCTGGGAAGTCTGGCTGGACGGCCAGGAAATCACCCAGTTCACTTACTTCCAGCAGGCCGGCGGGATCAACCTGGAGCCGGTTTCGGTGGAGATCACCTATGGCCTGGAGCGCATCGCCCTGGCCCTGCAGGACAAGGATCAGGTCTGGGATATTGAGTGGCTGCCGGGCATCAGGCTCTCCTATGGCGATATTTTCCGCCGCCAGGAAGTCGAGCATTGCACCTACTATTTTGAGGTCGCCGATGTGGAAGGCCTCAAGCAGACCTATGACGTCTACGAGCGGGAGAGTGCGCGGGCGCTGGAGCGCGGGCTGGTCATCCCGGCCTATGACTACGTGCTCAAGTGCTCCCACCTGTTCAACGTACTGGACGCACGCGGTGCGATCGGCGTGACCGAACGGGCCAAATTCTTCCACCGCATGCGCAATATGACCCGCAGGGTGGCCCAGGCCTTTGCCGAGCAGCGCCAGGCGATGGAATACCCCCTGTTGAACAATGGCTGGATGGGGCCAGCCCAGGCCGCGCCAGCCGCCCTGCCGGAGTCATTGCCCGCGGAAGCCGCTGATTTCCTGCTGGAGATCGGTGTGGAGGAACTGCCCGCCGGAGATGTTGCCGACGTACTGGCCCAGCTGGAACAGGCCGCGCCGGCACTCTTTGACTCCCTGCGCCTGAGCCACGACACGCTCAAGGTCTACGCCACGCCGCGCCGCCTGGTGGTCTACGCCCACCGCCTGGCCCCGCGCCAGCCCGATCTGGAGGCGGAAGTCAAGGGGCCGCCCGCCCGCGCCGCCTTCGACGCTGCTGGCAACCCCACCAAAGCTGCCATCGGTTTTGCCCGCAGCAAGGGCGTTGACCCGGCTGATCTGCGCCGGGCCAGCATCGACGGCGGCGAGTATGTGGTCGCCCGCGTGCGGGAGCCGGGCCGCCACGCTATCGAAGTGCTGGCGGAGGCACTGCCGGGTTTCATCGCTGGGATCAAGTTCGGCAAGTCAATGCGCTGGAATGCCAGCGGCGTCAGCTTCAGCCGCCCGATCCGCTGGCTGGTGGCGCTCTTCGGGGGGACGGTGATTCCGTTTAACTACGCCGGGCTGGCCAGCGGCAACGTGACGCGCGGCCTGCGTCCCTATGACTCGCCGGAGGCGATCGTCAGTGACGCCGCCGGGTACTTCAGGGCGCTGGCCAGCCAGGGTATCATCCTCGATACTGCTGAACGGCAGACGCTGATCATGGAGCAGGCTCGCCGCCTGGCGGCGGAAGTCGGCGGGCGAATCCCCGCTGATGCCGACCTGCTGGCCGAGATCGCCAACCTGGTGGAGCGTCCGACTGCACTGCGTGGCGCGTTCGACCCGGCGCACCTCCGGCTCCCGCGCGAGGTGCTGGTTACCGTCATGCGCAAGCACCAGCGTTACTTCGCCGTGGAAGATGAGGCAGGCCAGTTGCTGCCATACTTCATCGCCGTGCGCAATGGTGACCGCGAGCATCTGGACAAGGTCATCCACGGCAATGAACATGTCTTGCGCGCCCGCTTCGCCGACGCCGCTTATTTCTACGCCAAAGATACGGCCAGGCCGCTGGCCGATTACCTGCCCCGCCTGGGCACGCTGACCTTCCAGGAGAAGCTGGGCAGCATGCTGGAGAAGAACAACCGTGTAGCCGCTCTGGTCCCGGTGATGGCCGATCTGCTGGGTCTGAGCGCGGCAGACCGCGAGATCGCCGCCCGCGCAGCGACCCTGGCCAAGGCGGACCTGGCGACTCAGATGGTCGTGGAGATGACCTCCCTGCAGGGCGTCATGGGCCGCATCTACGCCCTGGCCGGCGGCGAGCCGCGCCCGGTGGCGGAGGCGATCTTTGAGCACTGGCTGCCGCGCGGCGCGGGCGACCGTCTGCCGGAGACTCCAGCGGGAATCGCCCTGGCCCTGCTGGATCGGCTGGATTCGCTGGCGGGGCTGTTCGCGGCAGGGCTGGCTCCCCGTGCCACTGCCGATCCGTACGGCCTGCGCCGGGCGGCGCTGGGTGTTGTCCAGATTCTGATCGAGCGCGGCATCGACCTTGATCTGGCCGACGCGCTACGACCGGTCGCCGCTGCTCAGCCGATCCCCGTGGATGAGGAGACGATCGCCGCCGTGTTGGACTTCATCGCCGGGCGGCTGCGTGTCTACCTGCAGGGTGACGAGCGCGGCGCACATCTGATCGAAGCCGTGCTGGCTGAACAAAGCCGTAACCCTTACCGCGCTGCGCTGGGCGTTGGCGAACTGGCGCTGTGGACGGCCCGCTCCGACTGGGCATCGATCCTGGACAGCTTCGCCCGCTGCGTGCGCATCACCCGCGACCAGCCGCGCTACAGTCTGAACCCCGACCTGCTACGGGAGGAAGCCGAGATCGCGCTCTTTGAGGCTTACGAAGCCGCCGCCGCGCTGCTTGGCCCGCGCGACAACGTCGGCGCGATGCTGACCGCTTTTGAGACCATGATCCCGGCGGTAACCCGCTTCTTCACTGAGGTACTGGTCATGGATGAAGATCCGGCGCTGCGGCAGAACCGCCTGGCGTTGCTGCAGGCCATTGCCGGGCTGGCGGCGGGCCGCGCGGACTTCAGCCAGTTGCAGGGGTTCTAG
- a CDS encoding ABC transporter permease — MTVAIDKPAPLERSQPLQYWVGELREPSRGLFASIVSQLARNPLALVGFGLLIVMGLAALFAPQISPYDPYEVDFSASLLPPNTNGHLLGTDDLGRDTLSRLIYGGRISMVVGLIVVGISGSIGVTLGVLAGYFGGVVDMVIMRLVDLLYAFPFIILAIAIVGILGASLINVMLVLASIAWIEYARVVRGLVLQLKQQEYVTACRALGASNLHIIVHHIVPNFVNIVVVQATFGVAGAILSAAALSFLGLGAQPPTPEWGAMLSDGKRFMRDMPILTIAPGVAIMLVVLSINLIGDALRDALDPYTRTR, encoded by the coding sequence TTGACTGTGGCTATTGACAAACCTGCTCCTCTAGAGCGCAGCCAACCGCTGCAGTACTGGGTAGGTGAGCTGCGGGAGCCTTCACGGGGACTGTTTGCCTCCATTGTGTCCCAGCTTGCCCGCAACCCTCTCGCCCTGGTGGGCTTCGGGTTGCTGATCGTCATGGGGTTGGCGGCGCTTTTTGCACCGCAGATCAGCCCCTACGATCCGTATGAGGTTGACTTCTCAGCCTCTCTGCTACCGCCCAATACCAACGGCCATCTCCTGGGGACGGATGACCTAGGCCGGGACACGCTCTCGCGGTTGATTTACGGTGGGCGAATCTCGATGGTGGTGGGACTGATCGTTGTCGGCATTTCCGGCTCGATCGGCGTCACCCTGGGCGTACTGGCCGGCTACTTTGGCGGCGTGGTGGACATGGTGATCATGCGCCTGGTCGATCTGTTGTATGCCTTCCCCTTTATTATTCTGGCTATTGCCATTGTAGGCATCCTTGGCGCGAGCTTAATCAATGTCATGCTGGTGTTGGCTTCTATTGCCTGGATCGAATACGCCAGAGTGGTGCGCGGTCTGGTTCTGCAGCTCAAGCAACAGGAATATGTCACTGCCTGCCGTGCGCTGGGAGCAAGCAACCTGCACATCATCGTGCATCATATCGTGCCCAATTTCGTGAACATCGTGGTGGTACAGGCCACGTTTGGGGTAGCGGGCGCCATACTTTCCGCCGCAGCGTTGAGCTTCCTGGGGTTAGGGGCGCAACCGCCCACCCCTGAATGGGGGGCGATGCTTAGCGATGGAAAGCGGTTCATGCGCGATATGCCCATCCTCACCATCGCCCCTGGCGTTGCCATTATGCTGGTCGTCCTGTCGATCAACCTGATCGGTGACGCCCTTCGTGATGCCCTTGATCCGTACACCAGAACCAGGTAA
- a CDS encoding class I SAM-dependent methyltransferase → MPGTEKYQTSPYIAELYDYVVPYRTRADVSFFVELAQQTHGLVLEVGCGTGRVLIPTARAGVTITGLDVSRPMLDVCRTRLANEAADVQARVTLVQYDMRDFDLGQQFSLITTPFRSFQHMITVEDQLVSLACMRRHLVDGGQLVLDLFNPSLAYLVDENRLGEFGEEPAFTMPDGRRVVRRARILSRDLLRQVQDVEMIYDVTYPDGHTERHLDHFPMRYLFRYEAEHLLVRAGFAVEAVYADYDRSPYGSKYPGELIFLARKR, encoded by the coding sequence ATGCCGGGAACTGAGAAGTACCAGACCAGCCCTTATATCGCCGAACTCTACGACTATGTCGTGCCCTACCGCACCCGCGCCGATGTGAGCTTCTTTGTGGAGCTGGCCCAGCAGACGCATGGCCTGGTACTGGAAGTCGGTTGCGGGACGGGGCGCGTGCTGATCCCGACCGCCCGCGCCGGCGTGACCATCACCGGCCTGGATGTCTCCCGGCCTATGCTGGATGTCTGCCGTACCCGCCTGGCCAACGAAGCCGCTGACGTGCAGGCGCGGGTCACGCTGGTGCAGTATGACATGCGCGACTTTGACCTGGGCCAGCAGTTCAGCCTGATCACCACGCCTTTTCGTTCCTTCCAGCACATGATCACCGTCGAAGATCAGCTGGTCAGCCTGGCCTGTATGCGCCGCCACCTGGTCGATGGCGGACAACTGGTGCTGGATCTGTTCAATCCCTCGCTGGCTTACCTGGTCGATGAAAACCGGCTGGGCGAATTTGGCGAAGAGCCGGCTTTTACCATGCCAGATGGCCGCCGCGTTGTCCGCCGGGCGCGTATTCTCTCCCGCGATCTCCTGCGCCAGGTGCAGGATGTCGAGATGATCTACGATGTCACCTACCCGGATGGCCATACTGAGCGCCACCTGGATCACTTCCCCATGCGCTACCTGTTCCGCTACGAGGCGGAACACCTGTTGGTGCGGGCCGGTTTCGCCGTGGAGGCCGTCTACGCGGATTACGACCGCAGCCCATATGGCTCCAAGTATCCCGGCGAGTTGATCTTCCTGGCGCGGAAGCGTTGA
- a CDS encoding DMT family transporter: MIVAYLGHLAALGTSVAWSFTSVLFTLAGRRVGSPVVNRTRLLLAILLVAITHRLTLGSFLPLDAEPFRWGWLALSGLIGFVLGDTFLFQALVLIGPRLSMLLMALSPVFSTLLAWVLLGERLTALELLGIALTLGGVMLVVADRQNGDSRALAVESPRQYTVGVLYGLGGALGQALGLYASRMGLVGDFPALSGNLIRLITAALVMWLLAAARGQVRASLQAWQARPDALKFVIGGAVFGPFIGVWLSLLAVQHAPMGIASTLMSLAPVLLIPISRALFGDRITGRAILGTVVAFAGTALLFL; this comes from the coding sequence GTGATCGTTGCATACCTGGGCCATCTGGCCGCGTTGGGCACATCTGTTGCCTGGAGCTTTACCTCTGTTCTGTTCACGCTGGCGGGTCGGCGGGTAGGATCGCCGGTGGTCAACCGCACCCGCCTGTTGCTGGCGATCCTGCTGGTGGCCATCACCCACCGCCTGACTCTGGGTAGCTTCCTGCCGCTGGACGCAGAGCCATTCCGCTGGGGCTGGCTGGCGCTTTCCGGCCTGATCGGTTTCGTGCTGGGGGATACCTTTCTCTTTCAGGCGCTCGTGCTGATCGGCCCGCGCCTGTCGATGCTGCTGATGGCCCTCTCGCCGGTGTTTTCCACCCTGCTGGCCTGGGTTCTGCTGGGCGAGAGGCTGACGGCCCTGGAACTGCTGGGCATTGCCCTGACGCTCGGCGGGGTGATGCTGGTCGTCGCCGACCGGCAGAACGGCGACTCGCGGGCGCTGGCGGTGGAGTCGCCGCGCCAGTACACCGTGGGCGTGCTGTATGGGCTGGGCGGCGCACTGGGCCAGGCGCTGGGCCTGTACGCCTCGCGGATGGGGCTGGTGGGGGACTTCCCGGCGCTCTCCGGCAACCTGATCCGCCTGATCACCGCCGCACTGGTGATGTGGCTGCTGGCGGCGGCGCGCGGGCAGGTGCGCGCCAGCCTCCAGGCATGGCAGGCGCGGCCAGACGCACTCAAGTTCGTCATCGGGGGCGCCGTCTTTGGGCCGTTTATCGGGGTGTGGCTATCGCTGCTGGCAGTCCAGCACGCCCCAATGGGCATCGCTTCCACGCTGATGAGCCTGGCCCCGGTGCTGCTGATCCCGATCAGCCGCGCCCTCTTCGGCGACCGGATCACCGGGCGGGCCATCCTGGGGACAGTGGTGGCCTTTGCGGGGACGGCCCTGCTGTTCCTGTGA
- a CDS encoding ABC transporter permease, with the protein MLKYITLRLVMIPFLLVGVATVVFILFQFTPGDPISARFGLRISDFSPAQLERMREDLGLNDPIPVQYFRYIGNLMRGDLGISITSRRPVLEEILSRMPATLELALTSILLVTLLSVPLGFMAATWRGSILDNATTSLALVGFSMPSFWLGIMFILLFSIQFNVLPTSGRGEGIILNRLNHLVLPTLTLSLGLIGYNARIVRSAVLEVQNMDYVMTARSKGLKERQVLFRHILPNVLIPIVTVLGLQFAGLLGGAVIIEMIFAWPGIGRLAVNAVFRRDYPIILGTTIFFSAIYIVVNLIIDILYSVIDPRIRLE; encoded by the coding sequence ATGCTCAAATATATTACCCTCCGGTTAGTCATGATCCCATTCCTTCTCGTTGGCGTCGCCACGGTGGTGTTCATCCTGTTCCAGTTCACGCCGGGCGACCCCATTTCCGCGCGTTTTGGCCTGCGTATCAGCGATTTCAGCCCGGCGCAACTCGAACGTATGCGCGAGGACCTGGGCTTGAATGACCCCATACCCGTCCAGTACTTCCGCTACATTGGCAATCTCATGCGGGGCGACCTGGGCATTTCTATCACGTCCCGTCGCCCGGTGCTTGAGGAAATCCTGTCCCGCATGCCAGCCACCCTGGAACTGGCGCTGACTTCGATCCTGCTGGTGACCTTATTGTCTGTTCCCCTGGGGTTCATGGCGGCCACCTGGCGTGGCTCCATCTTGGATAACGCCACGACGAGTCTCGCCCTGGTGGGCTTCTCCATGCCAAGCTTCTGGCTGGGGATCATGTTCATTCTGTTGTTCTCTATCCAGTTCAATGTGCTGCCCACCTCTGGCCGGGGAGAAGGGATCATCCTTAACCGTCTGAATCACCTGGTCCTGCCAACGCTAACCCTTTCACTGGGGCTGATCGGCTACAATGCCCGTATTGTGCGCTCTGCGGTGCTGGAAGTGCAGAACATGGACTATGTGATGACGGCGCGTAGCAAGGGGCTTAAAGAGCGCCAGGTGCTGTTCCGTCATATCTTGCCCAATGTGTTGATCCCTATTGTGACTGTGCTTGGCCTGCAGTTTGCCGGCCTTCTGGGTGGGGCGGTGATCATCGAGATGATCTTCGCCTGGCCGGGCATCGGACGCCTGGCCGTCAATGCTGTTTTCCGGCGGGACTACCCCATCATCCTGGGCACCACCATTTTCTTCTCGGCAATCTACATCGTCGTCAACCTGATCATAGACATCCTGTATTCGGTGATCGATCCACGCATCCGGCTGGAGTAA